A segment of the Lycium barbarum isolate Lr01 chromosome 7, ASM1917538v2, whole genome shotgun sequence genome:
TTGCGCGTCCTGACAAAAAATCTTATATCTTGACTTAGGAATATTGAAATCACGAACGGTTTGTGGCGTCGGAAAGAAGACTCATAGAGCTACGTCATATACAAAAACCACAATCAAATTGCTTCTATATTGGCTCATGTATATTTTTTTAATCAGCCAGAgaatctgattttgctttcttggCTTTGGACATGCTCTACGAAACTTACTGTCCTTTTTTAATTTCTTTGGCAGGTTTTCGGGAGCATCTATACGGCTTTAACTTCCCACAAAGATGATGCACTTTCGTGACCGCAATACGCCACGTCCTCATCTAGAGATAGTGAGCGACAAACGAAATTCGAACGCCAAAGTCCCTGCCTTGGAGTTCAACCTCCAGTGACCGGCGCCTTCTCACTTGACGGAGAGCTATCTGCGCTTCATCTTGCTGAATGGTCTAAAAAGGAGACCAAAGACGTCATGAGCAGCTTCTCGGGCAAGGCCACTGTTATGGACATCCCTCTATTGAAGTCCGCAATTCGTCGGGAAATCGCGTCCACCGAATCTTCTCATCCCAATTGATGTTTCAGCAATTGCAGTGTCCCGCCTTCTAGATTCGGCAAAGTTTGCTACACACTCGGCTACTGGGAGTGGGTGGAAGATGTGCTTCCTCGCTATAAGGAAGTTTTGGAGCGTGTCAAAGTTGATGATGCCATCTACGCTTCTTTGTTTACATATGATTATGATGACAATGTACTGCATGCTTTTTGTGAGCTTTGGCGACCATCTACCAATACGCTTTCCACTTTCATCGTGGAGATGTCTATCTCACTTTGGGACTTACGAACAATTGCAGGGATTTCCATTCACGGATCTTTTTATGATGAAGTTGTTCCTTCGGCGAAAGAATTGACGCAAATGGACAATCAGGGGAAACCATGGCTCCCCAAAAGCTGCCTATACTTCGGCCTTCTACAAACTTGCCGAAGGTGGCCTTCATGATGTGTCCATCCATGATTGGGTGAAATTTTGGTTTAGAGGACCAACCAGGTACGCGGAGCCTCCTCAAAGGGCATCAAAGGGTCGTGCAATGAAGCCAATATTGTATCACAATCCTTCCGGGCATATTGACATGAATTACGTACCACGAACCGATGAGGAGCATGCCCCCTTCGTCGAGCTAGGAGTGGAAGAGGCACTTAGAGATGAGACGAATTTGTCAGCTTTCCTGACATGTTGGCTCTACAAGTTTGTTCTTCCCCACAAGAAAATTAACTACGTGCGTTCTAGCATTCTTAAAGTGGCGAGCTTGATGGCTCATAGAGAGAAATTCTCTTTGGCAGTCCCAATCCTTGCGAGCATATATCATGGCTTGAGAGAGATCCCTACTTCTCCAGACTTGAGGCAGGGGAATACAATTTTCCCCATACATTATGTATATGGCTAGCTAGGAGAATATTTTAAGACCCATCATTGTGCCAATCACTCACATCGGAGTATACCTTTATGCAAGATTTCTGGCGAGAAGATGGCCAAATACTTCAATTTTTCTGACGCCCGAAAGTTATTTCAACAAGTTGATGCCCGCCACCTCCATCATTTGGCGTTGCTACAAGGTAGGGAATTATACTTCATTAATACTGGCGATCTCTCAGATTCATAGCACGATACTATCATAAGCCTTCGTTCTAGCTACGTTACACTTAGGCATGATGCGGATCGCATCGTGGAGTCCTATAGTCCTTATAGGTTTAGCAGACAATTTGGTTTTAGTCAAGACATCCCTGGAGACCTCATGTACCGACCATACGATGGCATATTGCTAAAAGTAGTGCAACTTTGGAATTCATCGAGTCGCCTTGGAACCTCTTCAAAAGTCATAATTCCGGTGCGCCCATCAGAAGGTAATTCGCCTTTAATGACTCGCGAGTACATGGAATGGTGGCTAGCCAATCGGACAGATTCATCAGAAACGAGTCCTCGaattatttcacaaaaatcaaacCAAGATCATACACCTATGTCGTCTAAAAGAAGTCCGACTCGAATGAAAGAAAAGTCGCATCCTTCTTCCAAGTCCGAGGTGAAACTTAATGATACTCCACAAGCTCTCGAAACTGCTTCTAAGTCCAAAACCTTGAAGGATGTTGAAATCCCTATGGAAAAAGGAGTTAAACGCATCCGATTAGTCTCCAAGACAAGTGCTGCGGCTCCTAAGGTGACCAACAATACTTCCAAAAGAAAGGAGCCTTCGAGTTCATTGGATAAGGGCGCCAAAGAAACATCAAGTCTCGCACCACCTTGCAATAAAAAGTCTCCCCTTCCTCTCTGCCTATTGATGTTGGAAATACCATCGTAGCCTTTAGTTCGACAGAGAGTAATACAAGTGGAGATCGACATTGGAATCGTTTAGAAAGGAAGTCGAAGGAGTCCGACGATCACCATAACGAATTTGCTGATTTGGACACTATTAGCATTGGATCTGATATCCATCTGGATGGGGATCCAAACTCAATGATGGGCTTGGAAGATGTAGCAGAACAAGTAATATTTCTTCCCTCTATATTTTCTGCTTCTACACTTTTTTTTTCTACAAATTTGATGGTTTTTTTTTGTTGTAGTTGGGTTTCCAGAAACTAGACGTGACGAATGCGGCTGAAGTTGTCGCTAATCAGATTATACATCCGAAGACGTTCAGACCTTCCTCACAGCCATTACAACCTAGCGCTTCGAGCTTTGATCCACATGAGACTATTTTCTGCTTCAAATCAACCTTCTTCTCTGAGATGTGGGGTGCATTGTGCGGATGGGTTACACAATTTTCTTTAGGTTCCTTAGACAGCTTTACGGTGTTGGAGGCAAGTATTGCTTCGACTCTTGAGGAACTTAGGAAAAtcaatattattgatgtttctaCTTTTGAGGGTCTTGTTGAGAACTTCTTCAAGGCGTATGCGGAGCATGACTCTTTGAAATCGTCAAAGATGACTGAAGAATTACACCAAGAATCACTTTCAGATGCACAATGGTGCCTCCATGATGTGAAACAAGAACATGGAAAGCTAGATGAGTCAGTGGAGGAGCTTCAAGCAAATCTTGCGAATGTGGAGAAAGACTTAGCAGCCTTGAACTCTAAGAAGGAGAAAATTATCGCATTCCTTGATAAATACCAAGAGGAGCTATccaaaaatgaagagaaaatcaCCATTATAGAGGGCGAGATTTATACTATTGAAGCTAATCATACGTTGTCTGATGATGAAGTAGAGAGACTATCCAAACTTGAAGAGGCGGTCGAGAAGAGTCGTCAACAAATTCTATGCTTCAAGCCTTTTCCGTGACTTAGATTCTTGCTTaggatttttactttttaattgctTATTATGATGTAGTGACATTCCTTTCTCAGAGTAATAAAAGTAGTCTCTTTTATTTCAATATGAATTGTTTCGTCTTGAGATTTGGATtaattttctctcctttttttttgaagataactaaagatttttttttgaaaGTTAGCTCGAATTCTGCCTTGGTCAACTCTTCAGATTTGCGTTTCGGTAgcagaaaattcataactcggagtaGGAGTGTTGGAATGACGAGATTCCAGTTCCATTGGAAAGGGGACTCATTGaactacaatatatataaaaatcacggccaaattccttctagatttgtacagataattctccaaagtTAGCTTAGATTCTGCCTCGTTTGACttttcagctttgcgcttcggtgggagaaaattcataactcggagtaCGAGGGTTGGAATCACAAGATTCTAGTTTATCGGGAAAGAGGACTCattgatatacaatatatataaaaatcacgGCCAAATGCTTTCTAGATTTATACAGATAATTCTCTAAATTTAGCTTAGATTCTGCCTTGTTCGACTCTTCAGCtttgcgcttcggtgggagaaaattcataacttgGAGTATGAGCGATGGAATCACAAGATTCAAGTTTCTCTGGAAAGaggactcatatatatatatatatatatataaaccacgGCCAAATTCCTTCTAGATTTATATAGATAATTCTCCAAAGTTAGCTCAGATTCTGCCTTGTTTGACTCTTCAGCtttgcgcttcggtgggagaaaattcataactcggagtaGGAGTGTCGAAATGACAAGATTCTAGTTTTGTTGGAAAGATGACTTATTGAactataatatacataaaaatgaCGGCCAAATGATTTCTACATCTGTACAGATAATTCTACAAAATCAGCTTAGAATCTGTCTTGTTCGATTCTTCAGCTTTGCGCATCTGTGGTGAAAAAATCTCAACTCGTCATAGGAGCGACATTCTGGCTTTGGCGAGCAACTACTTGAAGCATCCATCAGATTTTTTTTTAGTGGCATCATCCTTTGAAGAAATAACGCCGACTTGATAGAGGCGTTTAAGACAAGCTGTAATCATCTTCGGCTTCAACTGCCATCACGAATAGCTTAGATTCTTTGTATAGGAAGTTGTAAAGATATCTTCATCCTTTCTTTCAAATCATTGATGTATCAAATTCTTTCAAGCATGAACCTATAAATATTCTCACTTGTTACGAATTATCTTCTTCTTTCCAGTTATGTATGTCTCTTCGCTGAAAGAATTCCAGGGTCGATCCCATATCGCcgtgctatatatgtatatatatatatatatatatatatatatatatatatatatatattttactcaTGCGATTGAACATAGAATAATACTCTAAGTGTCTACGTACCTCGATAAAGAGGAACAAGTCATATCGTAgtgcagaaaaaaaaaagaaggatttttttatgcgactgaacttagaatgaaaATCTAAAAGCCTACTTACCTTgatgaagaggatcaagtcatttcgtagttcagaaaaaaaaaggattttttatgcgactgaacttagaatgaaactctaagcACCTATGTACCTCgatgaagaggatcaagtcatttcgtagttcaaaaaaagtaagttttttttttatatgtcctAAATTTTGCCTAGGCCTCCCctttcgaggttttcaacctagcggaaTTTTTTGTTCGTCCTAAattttgcctaggccgcctcttTCGAGGTTTTCAACTTAGCAGACACTTTTTTTTTGGAGCTGTACACAGGGTAAACTCATGCGGGCCAGGAGTATCATCTTGCTTCAAGGATAGTACATCTTTAAGAATTTCCCATTGATAGGACCAATCCGCAAGCCATCTGCATCTATGAGCTCGTAAGCACCACTTGAATAGGCTTCTTGGACAACATATGGCCCATCCCACTTTGAAGTGAACTTGCTTCAAGATTTATGAGATATGATAATAGGTCTTATTACCGCCAGGACTTGATCACCAACTTGGAAGGACCTCAGGCAAACCTTTTTATTAAAACCACGGGAAAGACgagcttgataacattcaaggcTTTGCTGAGCTTccagccttttctcatcaagGGTCTCTAACTCCTCAAGGCGTATACGAGCATTTTCTTTTTAAGTGAGCCCTTCTTGGATAGCGAGCCGTAACGAAGGTATTGGCGTTCAAGTGGAAGGACCTCTTCAGTTCCATAAACAAGAGAATAAGGAGGTGCTTGAGTCGGTGTGCGATGAGTCGTCCGGTCTGCCCAAAGAGCTTCTTCCATTCTATCGTGCCAATCCCTTTTAGACTTGGAGACGACCTTCTTTAAAAAGTTGCACAAGGTCTTGTTAAATGCTTCAGCTAGTCCATTTGCAGCAACATAATACATAGACGTGTTTCGTTGCTTGAAGACAAAAGCTCGCAAATCTTAGTCATCAATTTGTTGGAGAACGGCTTGCCATTATCTGTTATGATATAACTAGGAATGCCAAAACAATAGATGATGTTTACTCGAATGAAGTTTGCCACATTCTTCGTTTTTACTTCTTTGAGGGTGACAGCCTCAGCCCATTTTGAGAAATAATCCGTTGTGGTTAAGATGTACAAGTGGCCGCCAAAAGATTTCGGTAATGGTCCAACAACGTCTAGcccccaagcgtcaaatggccaagatgcaATAGTTGGATGTAACACTTCAGGAGGTTGGTGTATAAAATTTGCATGAAATTGGCATGCTTTGCATCTTCGCGCTTAGTCCAAACAATATTTCACcattgttggccaataataccCCATCCTTTTTATATGAAAGTGCAGTTTTATCccagattgatgtgatccacaaACTCCAGAGTGTGCTTCTTGCATAGCTTGAGTTGCTTCTTCTTCCCTTAGACAACGCAAGAGAACACCCTCGAACGATCTACGCTACAAAGTATCTTTGTAGTAAAGGAAGCGAGGGGCACGACGGCGAATTTCGGTCTTTCTTTTTGGATCTTCTGGAAGAATGCTATAATACAAGTAATCAATCATGGTTTGTCACCAATCGACTTTCTTAGCTTCAGAAACAGCCACAAGAAGCTCGAGTTTTCTTCATCCTCATCATCCTTTGGCGATACTATCCATTTCTGGTAGATAGTGATTTGCGCTTGGTTAGGCAAAGTCAATGTTGAAGCTAAATCAGCTAAAGCATCAGCcttcttattttcctttcttggcaCGTGCTGGAGAGTTACGTTACCGATCCACCCAATCAATTTTTGTGCATAGTCATGATAGGGATGCAATTCTGGCTTTTTGACCTCGTAAGTACCCAACAATTGATGATTACCAATTCAGAATCTCCAAAGACTTGTAATTGTAACTGCTTCATATCAACAGCCATTTCAAGCCCAAGTATGAGTGCTTGATATTCCGCAACATTGTTGGAGAAATATTATGTTAAGGTGAAGGAATACGGTAAACCTACTCTTGAGAAGTGATGAATATTACACCAGTGCCAGCTCCTTCGCGATGTGCAGCACCATCAAAATACATCTTCCAAGGCTATTGAATTTCAATGACCATAGCATTCTCATCGGGTAGTTCATCAGTTAACTCCCAGTCATCGGGTATCGGATGGTCTGCTATGAAGTCCTCCAATGCTTTCCCTTTCATAGCTTTTTGCGGAATGTACACAATCTCAAATTATTTAAATTAGAGATACCACCTTGCTAGTTGGTCACTAAGGACAGGTTTCGACATCACAAATTTGATGGGGTTTGGTTTGGAAATAAGACGAACAACATGAGCTTGAAAGTAGTGTTTCATCTTCTGAATTGAGAAGACTAAGGCCAAACACAACTTTTCAATCGGCGAATACTTCAACTCATTTGGTGTCATCATCCTACTCGGGTAGTAAATGGCATTTTCTTTCCTTTCGCTATTCTCTTGGGCTAAGAGTGATCCAACTGACCTTTCTTGTGCCGATATGTATAGTATCAATGGCTTTCCAGGCACAGGAGCTACTAGAACTATAGGTTTCGTCAAGTAAGATTTGATGCTCTCAAAGGCGTTGGTACAAGCTTGATCCTATTCGAAAGGAGCACTTCtcttcatgagacgactgaaCGGCTGATAATTCCCTGCTAGATTTGAGATGAATCTCCTAAGATACACCAGCTTTCCTTGCAGACTTTTCAACTCATGGATGTTTCTTGGCTCAGACATCTTCACGATTGAATCtactttggcttgatcaatttctatcccCCGATGTTGAACGACAAAGCCAAAGAATTTTCCAGAGGTAACCCCAAATGCACATTTCAGAGGATTCATTTTGAGTTGGTACCTTCGTAGTAGGTAAAACACCATTCTCAGATCTTGCAAGTGATcactcttttttcttgattttaccaccagATCGTCAACATAACATTCGACATTTTTATGAAGGATGTTGTCGAAGATATTTTCCAGAGCTCTTTGGTATGTTACTCCAGCATTCTTCAAGCCAAAAGGCATTACTTTGTAGCAATAAATACCTTTAGGAGTGCAGAATGCGGTAAGCTCTTCATCCTTAAGTGACATGCGGATCTGGTTATAGTCGGATGAGCCGTCCATAAAGGACATCGCCTCGTATCCTGTAGTGGCATCAATCATAAGCTCGTCAATGGGAAGTGGAAATTCATCCTTAGGGCATGCATTGTTGAGATCCCTAGAGTCAACACATACTCGAATTTTTCCATTCTTCTTTCTCACCGGGACAGTGCTTGAAATCCATGTGGGGAACTTAACTTCGCGAATGAAACCTGCCTCAATAAGCTTATTAACTTCATTTTCGATCAAGGGAACAAATTCTGGCCTGAAACGTCGTTGTGCTTGTTTGATAAGACGTGCGTTGTTCTTGATAGCGAGATGATGGACCTCAACTTTAGGGTCTAAGACAAGCATCTCTTTGTAACTCCAAGAAAATACATCCTTACACTCTTTAAGTAATTCGACATAAGCACTCTCTTCATCGAGTGCAAGTAAAGAATTTACATAAGTGGGCCTTGGATCTTCATCAGTGCCGAGGTTGACTTCTTTCAATGCGTCGACTGTCGTTTTTACCCGTTCTTCAAATTAGGGCGGAGCATCCTTAGTGTTTTCATCTTCTTGAGGTTCGCCATCTTTGACAGATATATGGTAACACCAAGAAAAATCCTCCAACTCTTCGTCAACCTTTATTGGAGATAAAGTATCCCTTTCATCTTGTACAGTAACGTGATATGAAGAGCCAAcactttcttcatcttcatcccgCTCCTTGGTGTAGACCACAATATGCGACTTTTCTTTTAGTACTTCTCCACATAAGACCACAAGATCCGTTTGCCGCCTCATCCTAGAATGGATCAGACTTTAAACGTCtttggagatattttgagatttggGAAAAGCGGATGATTTCATACACTTGTGGTTTCTCTGAATCTTGCTTTCATTCTTAATTGGTCCTAATCTCTCAAATACAGAAACTCTCGCGGTCGACTTTCCATCGGTAAAAAATAGATGGCTTTTTGTTAGAAGCGAGAGGTTCCTCTTTCGCAGTGATGTAGTTGTTGCTTACCCTTTTTATGGAGATGCGAACTGGTGGGGGTTGTTTGTACCCCAAACCTTCACGTTTTTGCCTCGCCGCACGTTTCATCGAAAGCTTCCCCAATTTTAATGGTTCGCTAGGATTGTATTCAGCCTTTGCAAGTAGTTTGTAAGCATTTGGATCGAAACCTTCATCTGTACGCTTCGTAGGGAGTGCTTCATTTTGTGGCAAACTGCTAACCAAAAATCTTCCAAGTAATTTCATGGATGACTTTATTGTGTCAATCTGCTTGATAGGAAGGGTCAGTCCTCCCAACGTGTTTTCCTCATCCTTTTTGGCCTTTGGAACATAATGAAGAACAGAAGTCACTTTCTTACTCGAAGAAGCGCCATTTGTGTTAAGAAACTTACTCACATCGGAGGATCTTTGATCTTCCTTAACTGCTGCCTTTTCCTTACAAGCAACCACCTTTTCATTTTTGTTCATGAACTCAGCATTATCGATTGTCGCAACTTCATCAACTTTTGCGGCATATTTCTTTAAGTAGAACTTGGCATCGGTGAAGTGCGCTTCAACTTCAGTGAAAGAATTATCATCGGCCATAATATTCTTTTCAACTCCATCCTCATGATACTTCAAACACTAGTGGTAGGTTGAGGGGATCATCTTGTTCTCATGTACCCAAGGCCTACCGAGCAAGATGTTATACGAAGTCCTTGCATCGATCACATGCAACCACGTGATGGATTGCAACTCGCCGATGGTGATGTCTACTTTGACAGCTCCTATGGCTCTTGGTCCCCCTTGGTTGAATCCTTGGATCATCAAACGAATTATGGAAAGATCCTCCATTGCGATTCCAAGCTCCTTCATTGTGTGAATAGGAAGGATGTTAACTCCAGATCCATCATCGATTAGAATTCTATTCACCTTTTGCTCACGTGCAAACCCAATCATTAATAAAGGGCGATTATGAGGTGTGTCACTGAGTAGAAGGTCATCATTGGTGAATGTGATTTTGGCCATGCACGCATCTACGACTTCAGGAGATGACTTTGCAGAGTCTTCTGATGATGGACATGACGAAGGCACGTTTTTCGCTTCCTTCTCGTCAacagtacaacatgaagcttttaCATTATCAATGACGAATTTGGTGTGAAACCAACTTGGCAAGTATTCCCTAATGTTATTGCCGACGTGGTTCTTAGTAGTAGCGCCCctctattttctccttctttgggtGCTCAACTGGATTTTTTGTTCCAGGTTTACTCACCATCTTTCCCTAAGTTTGTCGTTTCACTAACTCCTTTTGCAAACCTATTTTCCGGCCCTTGCGACGAGTTACGAGAGTCCAGCCCCCATCATCAAGATGAGAAATTTGGTTTTCGTTTTCTCCAGACGATCCTTCTTTTACCGATACAGCATCACTCGGTGTAAGAAGAGAAAACATTTCATTAACATTAactgtgtcacaccccaatcccgatagggcgtgacgggcacccgacccttacttagagccgagcgaacccgctggatctCATTATACTCATAATCCTTAAGTCATGAACTAAAATGCATAGGGAAAACTTttaacaaaaacattctttttatctttctcgaatcaaataaaatttataatcatataaatctgtaaagtgatgcataatgaatacatcggcttatatagccgcatacaagactggcaggctaactatgtgactctgtctgcaaagtctctaacataattcattataccatgacatgggtactctgactcggcaacactccggaaagaaatggagctcgccaatccatctggaacatcttctagcaatatcctctactcctctgtatgcacctgcgtggcatgaaacgcagcgcccacaagaaggggcgccagtacgaataatatactgagtatgtaaggcatgagtaacaatataacatagatatgaaaagtaacaaggaataagagataacctgtacatttgaatgcctcgtagggcggatgtcatgcatgcttagcctttaaaaaaaaacattttcatacatatacatagtaacatgcccggccattaaggcgcggtgtgatatataaatagtaacatgcccggccattaaggcgcggtgtgatatataaatagtaatatgcccggccattaaggcgcggtgttatcatcattagcctgcgtccaggcctcccgcgtccggggcaatatcataacatgcccactgcagtggtgtgcacatctatgtgcctgcccgaccgactatagcgcagcgcggtgtgagaaaatacatacatatatatatatatatatatatatatatatatatatatatatatatatatatatatatatatatatatatatagcatgcataagagcccaatcaaaagccacaactgtatcgaagtgacgtaaggtcggtagcctccgtttatattatggaatactcattgtcgctttgtctcaccttgaaggaataattattttaaggtgagactatcgatgaagaatagaattaagagaaaacatagaataggatcataaatctcataaggcatcaagtcATGTatttttggaagatttagaaataaagtcaccatctaTGAATAAgttgagaaatcaataaatagctcgacattcttatatcgtcattgaaatcataaaattggaacctttgaacataaagtcgttcttatcatagtcaacataataatgtaaagctcatgtacatggaaatctctatgaatgaaaaattatctcataatagcatgaaatccgtatgccgtggagtttggataaataaatctctcataatcatcatcatggttatcataaggAACTATTCATCTTTGCCATCATAAggactttgagaatcatgaatttctaacgttcttggaaatgaaaatttttaTGGGATTCATACAtagtttggtaggaaaagaatcatgctttTATAAATTCAAGAACCTCATAAGGATCACGAGATTCGCAGGCTTCTAGAATTTGCGGGAACAAAGATATTATGGATACAACACAGAGATTTATAACTGAAaggtcatgcctttagaaagaaggggagtagccttaacatacctgaaggataatttcttgacttccaacttacttcttgtcttgccATCCACTgaagattattcgtagcctcgtaatctacatctacaaccattcataccattattagaatcatcatcatacgctcaactcgaaactttaattaaaatccttttaggttctgtcgaaattcgggcagcatttcccctgtttatatgcctcgcccgaaattccaattcaataaccaacaacatcaacaacaataccaatagtcgtaatatcatttccaacaccaacatatgccataaaacaacccacacactatttttcaaatttctcaaccaacccacttgtgatacaactatttaataatctttactttcgtaacgaagttgaaattaataccaacacatcaataacaacatcctcaacattctacaagatggttatatacatattttatccaaaatttcttcaaacctcaatccataattcaacaacctcaacacaacaaaatataacctttattcttgcaattatttcttaatccatgttgataaagaaagaaatttaatgattcataccttgtatttaccaaagtaacaaaatcttcaatttttcacttgctcccaagctcctccaactccaaaatgaaatcatatttgtgactatgcgttgcccggactttgATTAGTACTTGTAGCttcaaatttcactcaaaatcctcacttttatgtgggaTTTAAGGGCCCTTTTCcttgctgatttttctggaatGTTTTGGAACATTTTGGATGAataaaatggggttttaacccttttatagtgggtgggccgacgtactgtagctacagtactgtagcagtacttttctgcgcgacagttcagtttgtatcgtctataattctctactccgacgtcctatcaatgagcggtttgttgcattacaaactagactcgacgaaattcattttaggattttgaaacaccttgaaactccaactatacatggagatatacccctccaaagttgactaaaaatccttccagcatttctcaaattttcgtcgaacttattttcttcaatttgctcgatctcaaaatatcccgaaactctccatacatgatatttatcacttatcatactaataatggccatgttctcgtatTTCAAAACACTCTTTCCcaattacgacttacgagatcgtaattcgtctTTTTATttcgttgttacatacttcccatggcctgtatcttccaaaacat
Coding sequences within it:
- the LOC132601308 gene encoding uncharacterized protein LOC132601308, with protein sequence MFSLLTPSDAVSVKEGSSGENENQISHLDDGGWTLVTRRKGRKIASCCTVDEKEAKNVPSSCPSSEDSAKSSPEVVDACMAKITFTNDDLLLSDTPHNRPLLMIGFAREQKVNRILIDDGSGVNILPIHTMKELGIAMEDLSIIRLMIQGFNQGGPRAIGAVKVDITIGELQSITWLHVIDARTSYNILLGRPWVHENKMIPSTYH